One window of Halorubrum sp. CBA1229 genomic DNA carries:
- a CDS encoding KTSC domain-containing protein has product MNRTPVSSSNLKSVGYDQSSNTLEIEFHSGRVYQYYNVPKRIYQGLMAASSHGKYHHRRIKDSYRYSRIR; this is encoded by the coding sequence ATGAACCGAACACCCGTTTCGTCGAGTAACCTGAAAAGTGTCGGCTACGATCAGAGTTCGAACACCCTCGAGATCGAATTCCACAGTGGCCGAGTCTATCAATACTACAACGTCCCTAAGAGAATCTATCAAGGACTGATGGCGGCATCCTCTCACGGAAAGTATCACCATCGCCGAATCAAAGACAGCTA
- a CDS encoding E2/UBC family protein yields the protein MQPTDLEEATQHAQDRYRGLNDQLESLDEGTADDLRAALEAAEDAIDEAQDTDEDQSRYDALHRAADYIQSAQDDIDTLQDAAGFDVSYAEELEALEEAIEEVEDGLDEALEDVDEGDDDEDDEETDGYEVTVSGETKVLDQQYIEPIELLRTFEYDPNQYVLYPPDEDDRVPKDSDINLAEENVFDAIPVDTAYGSTQLDDVLAADIEALRENHEVDVDTEAEAQFVHVTVRDYQIPSDAYSADTTDVMIRVHENYPQKAPDWVYVDEDLRLEGGGELRKSRDDQVRGWLALSWHINKLDGIEWEPYETDLEWYLETVANGRLRQGD from the coding sequence ATGCAACCAACTGATCTCGAGGAAGCAACTCAGCATGCCCAAGACCGCTACCGAGGACTGAACGATCAGCTCGAGTCTCTCGACGAAGGGACGGCCGACGACCTCCGTGCCGCACTCGAAGCCGCAGAGGACGCTATCGACGAGGCTCAAGATACCGACGAGGATCAATCCCGCTACGACGCGCTCCATCGGGCAGCCGACTACATTCAGTCAGCACAAGACGACATCGACACCCTCCAGGACGCGGCTGGGTTCGATGTTAGCTACGCCGAGGAACTCGAAGCACTCGAAGAGGCCATTGAAGAAGTCGAGGACGGTCTTGACGAGGCGCTCGAAGATGTTGATGAAGGTGATGATGATGAGGATGACGAGGAGACTGACGGCTACGAGGTGACCGTCAGTGGGGAAACGAAAGTACTCGATCAGCAGTACATCGAGCCGATCGAACTGCTGCGCACGTTCGAGTACGATCCCAACCAATACGTCCTCTACCCTCCAGACGAGGACGATCGAGTCCCCAAAGACAGCGACATCAACCTCGCCGAAGAGAACGTCTTCGACGCGATCCCCGTTGATACTGCCTACGGGAGCACCCAGCTCGACGACGTGCTCGCAGCGGACATCGAAGCCCTTCGAGAAAACCACGAGGTCGATGTCGATACCGAGGCCGAGGCGCAGTTCGTCCACGTCACCGTTCGGGACTACCAGATCCCGTCGGATGCCTACAGTGCGGACACGACAGACGTGATGATCCGCGTCCACGAGAACTACCCCCAGAAGGCTCCGGACTGGGTCTACGTCGACGAGGATCTCCGGCTTGAAGGAGGCGGCGAGCTTCGGAAATCTCGCGACGACCAAGTCCGGGGCTGGTTGGCTCTTTCCTGGCACATCAACAAACTGGACGGTATCGAGTGGGAACCCTACGAGACCGATCTCGAGTGGTATCTGGAGACCGTCGCGAACGGACGACTCCGACAGGGTGACTGA
- a CDS encoding ThiF family adenylyltransferase, producing the protein MLEDPDHEWPVADRIRVRIRGSDYQRLREHLVRPEQNCPKEHAAYLVAGTQEYTHRGQRVFEYLIREVHLLDRDEYLDQSTGIVRFDHTTIRSMMRGSETDHRYLDDMALLMCHSHPRSSQPCYSGTDDENEPAHMASLTGRTAGPHGSLIFGQGGLTGRAWLSDVPTIRHEPITAAASPIDELVVIHDRELERIRTTDSRLSPVSNRDDEMRDRQALLHGDGGNNRLRDAHVAVVGAGGLGAPIVQTLAHLGVGAITVVDPDVVEESNRSRIVGARPADAGDPKRTPDEDGVVPAAWAEAIDGCGTPKAEVLGRVVSDIDPSIYYHGIHEEVQAPRALEQVVAADVIVTGTDTATSRRFVSEAAQQYLRPLFNAGTDIDVDDDAGLRSIATSFQVSGANRACLDCLDAINEDRIDAEGEDEDNLEYGLELVAGEQPSVITINQEPVQRLTFALHRFLTGLLADRHGFRTGTYSATSDRLVSDAEAAPDCQFCNGAFTAAGDRGVPIAKTGLYRTTPSTVETGSVAELGLDAVVEKEPAEDKAEPEGADSSKEDSLLARIKSTVARYIPQL; encoded by the coding sequence GTGCTAGAAGACCCTGATCACGAGTGGCCGGTCGCTGACCGGATACGGGTTCGGATCCGAGGCTCCGACTACCAGCGGCTACGCGAGCACCTCGTACGTCCAGAGCAGAACTGTCCGAAAGAACATGCCGCCTATCTCGTTGCCGGTACACAGGAGTACACTCATCGTGGGCAGCGGGTCTTCGAGTATCTCATTCGAGAGGTTCACCTGCTGGATCGGGATGAATATCTCGACCAGTCGACCGGAATCGTCCGATTCGATCACACAACGATACGGTCGATGATGCGGGGGAGCGAGACTGACCACCGGTATCTCGACGATATGGCCCTCCTGATGTGCCATAGCCATCCCCGCTCGAGCCAGCCGTGCTACTCCGGCACCGACGACGAGAACGAACCGGCCCATATGGCATCACTGACCGGTCGAACTGCTGGTCCGCACGGAAGCCTCATCTTTGGCCAAGGAGGTCTGACCGGCCGGGCGTGGCTCTCTGACGTCCCGACGATCAGGCATGAGCCAATTACGGCCGCCGCGTCGCCGATTGATGAACTCGTTGTTATTCACGACCGTGAACTAGAGCGGATTCGGACGACGGATTCACGACTCTCTCCGGTTTCAAACCGTGACGACGAGATGCGCGACCGGCAGGCGTTGCTCCACGGAGACGGCGGTAACAATCGGCTACGGGACGCTCACGTCGCCGTAGTCGGTGCTGGTGGACTTGGTGCACCAATAGTCCAGACGCTCGCTCACCTCGGCGTTGGCGCAATCACGGTCGTTGATCCCGACGTCGTGGAAGAATCCAACCGCTCGCGAATCGTCGGCGCACGCCCGGCTGATGCTGGTGATCCCAAGCGGACGCCCGACGAGGATGGTGTCGTCCCAGCTGCGTGGGCCGAGGCCATCGACGGATGTGGGACGCCCAAGGCGGAGGTCTTGGGCCGCGTTGTCTCCGATATTGATCCGTCGATCTACTATCACGGCATCCACGAGGAAGTACAGGCTCCGAGAGCTCTGGAACAGGTCGTCGCTGCAGACGTGATTGTCACTGGCACCGATACCGCCACGTCACGTCGATTCGTGTCGGAGGCCGCCCAGCAGTACCTTCGGCCACTGTTCAACGCAGGCACGGATATCGATGTTGACGACGACGCTGGACTCCGAAGCATCGCGACCAGCTTTCAGGTGTCCGGCGCGAACCGGGCGTGTCTGGACTGCTTGGATGCGATTAACGAAGATCGAATTGATGCCGAAGGCGAAGACGAAGACAATCTCGAGTACGGGCTTGAACTCGTTGCCGGAGAGCAACCGTCGGTCATCACGATCAATCAGGAACCAGTACAACGGTTGACGTTCGCGCTGCACCGGTTCCTCACGGGACTCCTCGCCGACCGGCACGGATTCCGAACCGGCACGTACAGCGCAACTTCAGACCGCCTTGTGAGCGACGCAGAGGCTGCTCCCGACTGCCAGTTCTGTAATGGGGCGTTCACAGCTGCCGGCGATCGTGGCGTTCCAATAGCGAAGACAGGACTCTATCGGACAACGCCGTCGACTGTCGAGACGGGGAGTGTCGCAGAACTGGGTCTCGATGCTGTCGTCGAGAAAGAGCCAGCCGAGGACAAGGCTGAACCTGAAGGTGCTGACTCGTCCAAAGAGGATAGCCTACTCGCTCGTATCAAGAGTACGGTAGCCCGCTATATCCCACAGCTATGA